From Paenibacillus sp. PK3_47, the proteins below share one genomic window:
- a CDS encoding AraC family transcriptional regulator, with amino-acid sequence MSKYLLKLLAYSLVLGILPTIIIGFASYSIASGDMEKKVKEMNMQWLDQTQMRVEQILKTTEKSATQFANSSLVKEAMNSPLSSYNFESIRLLTKELYNLQSSDAIINQAYLVSLEQNWALNLNVMKPLDQMENRQEFIDNAKQPKSIFWYTGLSAANTDLFYEPVETITLVHKIPILPQTDKPQGLLVVSIILSEIQDVMGLSSNVSSRNYILDRAGEDILAAEADKKRYKEINSAVVQQLQADTDQPAGIFNTRLDGKEAAAMYRSSSYNSWTYISVVDIGEMKKDTRKIAGFTILVCLAIVLVVVTLALYGSRRMYLPISNLLHVARTYDHSDGEQRSPRNRDDLEYIKSSIQSLAGSRDLLEKQMLGQTSHLKEYFVLKLFTGQISENDYLFRSEIYGFPSGWKSLGVLTLQIDNLQETRCREEDRELLLYAVSNIAQEVLPPSLRFPPITLNQSQVTLVATDQDDREAVRNILYEAAECIKINAEKVLQIKVSIGISNPYVQLTDTVIAYGESLNALKARISLGPEIIIHYGDLGSQGGNEHYEYSHLKMLEERVIYAIKEMQPESASELLGQYLDTLVYKDRALYEHQTMLLQLASGLLRIAQEQGIPVKQVLEGESDMRKIFQLQTREEIIHWFESKLIHPIIKLLSDNSKIQYVKIADRLVNMIHEQYDQEITLEMYSKILNYHPVYLSRIFKREIGVSFSDYLTDYRMKMAKEMLEKTDMKISEISEKIKYKNISSFIRSYKKTYQITPGQYRENMMNGAEK; translated from the coding sequence TTGAGCAAATATTTGCTGAAGCTGCTCGCCTATAGTCTTGTGCTGGGCATTCTGCCTACTATAATTATCGGCTTTGCTTCCTACTCGATTGCTTCGGGGGATATGGAGAAGAAGGTCAAGGAAATGAATATGCAGTGGCTGGATCAGACGCAGATGCGTGTAGAGCAAATATTGAAGACTACTGAAAAATCAGCCACCCAATTTGCCAACTCCTCCCTGGTTAAGGAAGCGATGAACAGTCCGTTATCTTCATATAACTTTGAGTCCATCCGGCTGCTTACCAAGGAGCTGTATAACCTGCAGTCCAGCGATGCGATTATTAACCAGGCCTATCTCGTCAGCCTTGAGCAGAATTGGGCGCTCAACCTGAATGTGATGAAGCCGCTGGATCAAATGGAGAACCGCCAGGAATTCATTGACAATGCCAAACAGCCAAAAAGTATATTCTGGTATACAGGGCTGTCTGCTGCAAATACGGATCTTTTCTACGAACCTGTGGAAACGATTACATTGGTGCACAAGATTCCGATCCTGCCGCAGACCGATAAACCGCAGGGTCTTCTCGTCGTAAGTATTATTTTATCGGAGATTCAGGATGTCATGGGGTTATCCTCCAACGTATCCAGCCGGAACTATATTCTGGACCGCGCGGGTGAAGATATTCTCGCTGCTGAAGCAGACAAGAAACGTTATAAAGAGATTAACAGCGCTGTGGTACAGCAGTTACAAGCAGATACAGACCAGCCAGCGGGAATATTTAATACCCGGCTTGACGGGAAAGAAGCGGCTGCCATGTACCGTTCCTCAAGCTATAACAGCTGGACTTACATATCGGTAGTCGACATCGGGGAGATGAAGAAGGATACCCGCAAAATAGCCGGCTTCACTATTCTGGTCTGTCTGGCCATTGTGCTGGTTGTCGTCACCCTTGCCTTGTATGGAAGCCGCCGGATGTATCTCCCGATCAGCAATCTGCTTCATGTAGCCAGAACATACGATCATTCGGACGGGGAACAGCGGTCACCGCGGAACCGGGATGATCTGGAATACATCAAATCCAGTATCCAATCGCTGGCCGGGTCACGGGACCTGCTGGAGAAGCAGATGCTGGGACAGACCAGCCATTTGAAGGAGTATTTCGTATTAAAATTATTTACAGGCCAGATCAGCGAAAACGATTATTTGTTCCGTTCCGAAATATACGGCTTCCCGTCCGGATGGAAAAGCCTGGGGGTTCTTACCCTTCAGATTGATAATCTGCAGGAAACGCGCTGCCGGGAGGAGGACCGTGAGCTGCTGCTCTATGCGGTCAGCAATATTGCCCAGGAGGTTCTGCCTCCTTCGCTCCGCTTTCCTCCGATTACACTGAACCAGTCTCAGGTTACGCTGGTGGCTACGGACCAGGATGACAGGGAAGCGGTCCGGAATATTTTGTACGAAGCCGCAGAGTGTATCAAGATAAACGCGGAAAAGGTTTTGCAGATCAAGGTGAGCATTGGCATCAGTAATCCTTATGTACAGCTGACCGATACTGTGATTGCTTACGGGGAAAGCCTGAACGCCTTGAAGGCACGGATCAGCCTGGGGCCGGAGATTATTATTCATTACGGGGATCTCGGAAGCCAGGGGGGAAATGAACATTATGAATACTCCCATCTGAAAATGCTGGAGGAAAGGGTGATTTACGCCATCAAGGAAATGCAGCCGGAGAGCGCTTCTGAGCTGCTGGGGCAGTACCTCGACACGTTGGTCTATAAGGACCGTGCTCTGTATGAACACCAGACGATGCTTCTGCAGCTGGCTTCAGGACTTTTGCGGATTGCACAGGAGCAGGGGATTCCGGTAAAGCAGGTGCTGGAGGGTGAAAGTGACATGCGGAAAATCTTTCAGCTGCAGACACGGGAGGAGATCATTCACTGGTTTGAATCCAAGTTGATCCATCCCATCATCAAGCTGCTGTCTGATAATTCCAAGATCCAATATGTAAAAATCGCCGACAGGCTCGTCAATATGATTCATGAGCAGTACGATCAGGAGATTACGCTGGAAATGTATTCGAAGATTCTGAATTATCATCCGGTGTACTTAAGCCGCATCTTTAAAAGGGAAATCGGTGTATCGTTCAGTGATTATTTGACGGATTACCGGATGAAAATGGCCAAAGAGATGCTGGAGAAGACGGATATGAAGATCTCGGAAATCAGCGAGAAAATAAAGTATAAAAATATCAGTTCTTTTATCCGCAGCTACAAAAAAACGTATCAGATTACACCAGGCCAATACCGGGAAAACATGATGAACGGAGCGGAGAAATGA
- a CDS encoding extracellular solute-binding protein gives MGGSGGKSLPSSAFNLSIGATLIGELPPNNNEVEQAIEAYTQTNLQIEWIPMSAYDDKLRLMIAAGELPKLVKLGYSPDYIATIKAGQFWELGPLLKDYAHLSALDNQYYHNISVEGRIYGVPIIRDLGRATIQYRKDWFDRLGLEVPVTLEDWYTVVRAMTLEDPDGNGKHDTYGMVLDKRYNTDVSSILTRISVSQGGPNKWLEEEGRFTPEFLTEPFLDTLKLFRRLYREKLINSDFVVVDTNETTKIYDSGRAGIQISGGNAQSWMDKLTKTVPEAEVDVAFLTGPEGNRLPGEPGNAGFFAIPKDSVKTLEEVRQILDFLDKLFDPPMQTVISKGIESRHWADKGEYAEILDRTLDLKEVKPYRDLFPYLVYDQSSVKPSLQPELYLRTQQLGRQNREYIVENPALTLESDTYREKGKELELIILDAETKFIMGMIDEEGWQAELARWQEAGGTRMCREYELAYSRTVR, from the coding sequence ATGGGCGGAAGCGGGGGGAAATCCCTGCCTTCTTCCGCCTTCAACCTGTCCATCGGAGCCACGCTGATCGGTGAGCTGCCTCCTAATAATAATGAAGTCGAGCAGGCCATCGAGGCTTACACGCAGACGAATCTGCAGATTGAATGGATTCCGATGTCCGCCTATGATGATAAGCTGAGGCTGATGATTGCCGCGGGGGAACTTCCCAAGCTTGTGAAGCTGGGATATTCGCCCGATTATATCGCTACTATAAAAGCAGGCCAATTCTGGGAGCTGGGCCCTCTGCTGAAGGATTATGCCCATTTATCGGCGCTGGATAACCAGTATTATCACAATATCTCCGTGGAAGGGCGGATCTATGGGGTGCCCATTATCCGTGATCTCGGACGTGCGACAATTCAATACCGCAAAGACTGGTTTGACCGGCTGGGGCTTGAGGTACCGGTAACGCTGGAGGATTGGTACACTGTCGTGCGCGCAATGACCCTGGAGGACCCGGATGGTAACGGAAAGCACGACACCTATGGGATGGTCTTGGATAAAAGATACAATACGGATGTCAGTTCTATACTGACCCGGATTTCCGTATCCCAGGGAGGGCCGAACAAGTGGCTGGAGGAGGAGGGGCGCTTCACGCCTGAATTTCTTACAGAGCCTTTTTTGGACACCTTGAAATTATTCAGAAGGCTGTACCGGGAAAAGCTGATTAATTCCGATTTTGTAGTTGTCGATACGAATGAAACGACCAAAATCTATGATTCAGGCCGTGCCGGCATCCAGATTTCCGGAGGCAACGCCCAAAGCTGGATGGACAAGTTGACGAAGACGGTGCCGGAGGCGGAAGTTGATGTGGCTTTTCTTACCGGTCCGGAAGGCAACCGTCTGCCGGGTGAACCGGGAAATGCCGGCTTCTTTGCGATCCCCAAGGATTCTGTCAAAACATTGGAGGAAGTCAGGCAGATACTGGATTTTCTCGATAAGCTGTTTGATCCTCCCATGCAGACAGTGATCAGCAAAGGCATTGAAAGCAGGCATTGGGCTGATAAAGGGGAGTATGCAGAAATTCTGGACAGGACGCTGGATCTGAAGGAAGTGAAGCCTTACCGGGATTTGTTTCCTTATCTTGTGTACGACCAGAGTTCGGTTAAACCGAGTCTGCAGCCCGAGCTCTACCTGAGGACCCAGCAGCTCGGCAGGCAGAACAGGGAATACATCGTTGAGAATCCGGCGCTGACCCTGGAATCCGATACCTACAGGGAAAAAGGCAAGGAGCTGGAGCTGATCATTCTTGACGCAGAAACCAAATTTATAATGGGCATGATTGATGAAGAAGGCTGGCAGGCAGAGCTGGCCAGGTGGCAGGAAGCAGGCGGCACCCGGATGTGCCGGGAATATGAACTGGCTTACAGCAGGACTGTAAGATAG
- a CDS encoding sugar ABC transporter permease: MGTLLRDITRDKWLYLMLLPGVIYFIIFKYVPMYGVSMAFMDYKPYTGFLNSPWVGFKHFERFFSEPQFGMLFRNTVILAIYNLVFFFPMPIILSLMLNEVRRARFKNFIQTLIYIPHFVSWVVVVGIFYILLTTENGVLNELLYQITGKKIAFLLEAEWFRTMIITQSIWKEIGWGTVIFLAALAGVDLQQYEAARIDGANRWRQLWHITLPAIRSTIIILFILRLGSFLDSGFEHIFLMITPTNREVGEVFDTYVYTKGMTQAQYSYSAAVGLFKSAVGLVLVLGSNWLAKKFGEEGVY; encoded by the coding sequence ATGGGTACCCTGCTGCGGGATATCACCCGGGATAAGTGGTTATATCTGATGCTGCTGCCTGGTGTCATCTATTTTATTATCTTCAAATACGTGCCTATGTACGGGGTATCCATGGCTTTCATGGACTATAAGCCCTATACCGGTTTTCTGAACAGCCCATGGGTCGGCTTTAAGCACTTTGAACGGTTTTTCTCGGAGCCGCAGTTTGGCATGCTGTTCCGCAATACAGTGATCTTAGCCATTTATAATCTGGTCTTCTTTTTCCCGATGCCGATCATTCTGTCGCTGATGTTAAATGAGGTGCGGCGCGCCAGATTCAAAAATTTCATTCAAACGTTAATCTACATTCCCCATTTTGTCTCCTGGGTGGTCGTTGTCGGGATCTTTTACATTCTGCTGACTACGGAAAACGGAGTGCTGAATGAGCTGCTGTATCAGATTACCGGCAAAAAAATCGCTTTCCTGCTTGAAGCGGAATGGTTCCGGACGATGATCATTACCCAGTCAATCTGGAAGGAAATCGGATGGGGAACGGTGATTTTCCTTGCTGCTCTGGCCGGTGTGGATCTGCAGCAGTATGAAGCAGCGAGAATTGACGGGGCCAACCGCTGGCGCCAGCTATGGCATATTACGCTTCCGGCAATCCGCAGTACGATTATTATTCTGTTTATTCTCCGTTTGGGGAGCTTCCTGGATTCGGGCTTTGAGCACATCTTCCTAATGATTACTCCGACCAACCGCGAGGTGGGCGAAGTATTCGATACCTACGTGTATACCAAAGGGATGACTCAGGCCCAGTACAGCTATAGCGCCGCGGTCGGCCTGTTCAAATCGGCAGTCGGTCTGGTATTGGTGCTGGGGTCCAACTGGCTGGCCAAGAAGTTCGGAGAAGAGGGTGTCTACTGA
- a CDS encoding carbohydrate ABC transporter permease, translating to MHQDKTMGNRIFDVINYTLLILIALVCVLPFVYVLAVSFTSPAEVAKGGLILWPKEWSLASYRYIFSTDTLFRSMLVSIYITVVGTFINLLFTSLMAYPLAKSTLRGRQFILLAVLFTMLFGGGMIPTYFVVKAMGLTNSLWSLMIPNAISAFNLIVLKNFFQQIPDGLEDSARIDGCNDVGVLFRIVLPLSMPAMATFGLFYAVGHWNQFFSAILYINDSTLYPIQVLLRQIVILSQGSIGDTSIDNTEIQPLTIRMAVIVFATVPILLVYPFLQKHFAKGVMLGSVKG from the coding sequence ATGCATCAAGACAAAACCATGGGGAACCGGATTTTCGATGTGATCAATTATACGCTGTTAATCCTGATCGCACTGGTCTGTGTGTTGCCATTTGTATATGTGTTAGCGGTTTCATTTACGAGCCCGGCGGAGGTGGCCAAGGGCGGACTGATTCTGTGGCCGAAGGAATGGTCCCTGGCCTCATACCGCTATATTTTCTCAACGGATACGCTGTTCCGGAGCATGCTCGTCTCCATCTACATCACGGTAGTGGGCACCTTCATCAATCTGCTGTTTACCTCGCTTATGGCTTACCCGCTGGCCAAATCCACACTCAGAGGCCGCCAGTTTATACTGCTTGCCGTATTGTTCACAATGCTGTTCGGCGGAGGCATGATCCCTACATATTTTGTAGTCAAAGCCATGGGGCTGACGAACAGCTTATGGTCCTTGATGATCCCGAACGCCATCAGCGCCTTCAACCTGATCGTGCTTAAAAATTTCTTTCAGCAAATTCCCGACGGGCTGGAGGATTCGGCCCGGATAGACGGCTGTAACGATGTAGGTGTGCTGTTCAGAATTGTGCTTCCGCTGTCCATGCCGGCTATGGCTACCTTTGGTTTGTTCTATGCCGTCGGGCATTGGAACCAGTTCTTCAGCGCCATTCTGTATATCAACGACAGCACGCTGTATCCGATTCAGGTTCTGCTCCGGCAGATCGTCATCTTATCCCAGGGCAGCATCGGTGACACTTCCATTGATAACACGGAAATTCAGCCATTGACGATCCGGATGGCAGTCATTGTATTTGCCACGGTCCCCATTCTGCTGGTCTATCCGTTCCTCCAGAAGCATTTTGCCAAAGGGGTAATGCTCGGATCAGTCAAAGGCTGA
- a CDS encoding extracellular solute-binding protein → MGGTLLATAVLSACGSGNEQNAANGNTSPANSSTNAPAEDHSPLELSIAVHQAAEVPAKGNAMEQAIEKYTNTKLNFQWIPTSGYDEKINVMLASGELPKVIKISYVPTIVAAMQSDVFWEIGPYLQDYKNLAAQPETYYDNIKVEGKLYGLPVFRSVGRAVLQYRKDWFDESGLQVPKTLDDWYNVLKAVAENDPDKNGKKDTYGLMLDKGYNQNVSSTLTRLSVMQGGPNKWEVDEQGNFTPEFMTEEFNDTLNLFRRLYAEKLINQDFAVTDSQTVDKAYEAGRVALRISGGNAQTMQSNLEKVVPTAVMDAVALEGPGGIRVPAESGNAGILAIPKSSVKSEAEMKRIMTFFDQLLDKEMVNLINKGIEGTHYSVEGDYTIPLDKDADAKEVKPYRDTLLQRGETYNMDKPMKQTELFVKNNKVVAENEKYAVTNPALTLISNTFTERGSELEQMITDAETKYIMGKIDEAGWNAEVEKWKEAGGSSLMEEYKEAYLKTKQ, encoded by the coding sequence ATGGGGGGCACATTACTGGCCACAGCTGTATTGTCGGCATGCGGTTCCGGAAATGAGCAGAATGCGGCAAACGGCAATACGAGTCCGGCCAACAGCAGTACGAACGCACCTGCAGAGGATCATTCTCCGCTGGAGCTTTCGATTGCTGTACACCAGGCTGCTGAAGTACCGGCTAAAGGGAATGCCATGGAACAGGCGATTGAAAAGTATACAAACACTAAGCTGAACTTCCAGTGGATTCCGACTTCAGGCTATGACGAGAAAATTAACGTCATGCTTGCTTCAGGAGAGCTTCCCAAGGTGATCAAGATCAGCTATGTTCCTACCATCGTTGCTGCGATGCAGTCGGATGTCTTCTGGGAGATCGGACCTTATCTGCAGGACTACAAGAATCTTGCGGCTCAGCCTGAAACCTATTATGACAATATTAAAGTAGAAGGAAAGCTGTACGGACTGCCGGTCTTCCGGAGTGTGGGCCGGGCGGTCCTCCAATACCGCAAGGATTGGTTCGATGAATCGGGCCTGCAGGTGCCGAAAACGCTGGATGACTGGTACAACGTTCTAAAAGCCGTGGCGGAAAATGACCCGGATAAGAACGGAAAGAAAGATACTTACGGACTCATGCTGGACAAAGGCTATAATCAGAATGTCTCCTCGACCTTAACCAGACTTTCGGTTATGCAAGGCGGTCCTAATAAGTGGGAAGTGGATGAACAGGGGAACTTCACCCCGGAGTTCATGACCGAAGAGTTTAACGATACCTTGAATCTGTTCAGACGGCTGTATGCCGAGAAGCTGATTAACCAGGATTTTGCTGTAACCGATTCCCAAACCGTGGATAAAGCTTATGAAGCCGGCCGGGTAGCCCTGCGGATCTCCGGAGGCAACGCCCAGACCATGCAGTCGAATCTCGAAAAGGTCGTACCGACGGCAGTTATGGATGCGGTTGCCCTCGAAGGTCCCGGCGGAATCCGGGTTCCTGCGGAGAGCGGCAATGCCGGGATTCTGGCCATTCCAAAGTCCTCCGTAAAAAGCGAAGCGGAAATGAAAAGAATTATGACGTTCTTTGATCAGCTGCTCGACAAAGAGATGGTCAATCTGATCAATAAAGGCATCGAGGGTACCCATTATTCAGTAGAAGGGGATTATACCATTCCGCTGGATAAGGATGCCGATGCCAAAGAAGTGAAGCCTTACCGGGACACATTGCTCCAACGTGGAGAAACGTACAATATGGATAAGCCGATGAAGCAGACGGAGCTGTTCGTGAAGAACAATAAAGTGGTAGCAGAGAACGAAAAATATGCGGTGACTAATCCGGCCCTTACCCTGATATCCAATACCTTTACAGAGCGCGGCAGCGAGCTGGAGCAGATGATTACGGACGCGGAAACCAAATATATTATGGGCAAAATTGATGAAGCAGGCTGGAACGCGGAGGTTGAGAAATGGAAGGAAGCCGGCGGCAGCAGCCTGATGGAAGAGTACAAGGAAGCCTATCTGAAAACCAAACAATAA